The following proteins come from a genomic window of Sardina pilchardus chromosome 1, fSarPil1.1, whole genome shotgun sequence:
- the LOC134076453 gene encoding ribonuclease inhibitor-like — protein MRVLGLTGSEAGDSGVKHLSSFLEDPNCTLENLNLDNCSIGEEGFTALASALRSNPSHMRELYLEESDATDSGVKHLSSFLEDPNCKLEKLRLKNCNIGEEGFTALASALRSNPSHMRELGLEGSKATDSGVKHLSSLLEDPNCKLEELNLDNCSIGEEGFTALASALRSNPSHMRELWLTESKATDSGVKHLSSLLEDPNCKLEVLNLNNCSIGEEGFTALASALKSNPSHMRVLGLTGSEAGDSGPG, from the exons atgagagtgcTGGGGCTGACCGGGagtgaagcaggagactcaggagtgaagcatctttcttcttttctggaggatcccaactgtacaCTGGAGAATctaaa cctggataactgcagcattggtgaggaaggattcacagctcttgcttcagcactgagatcaaacccctcacacatgagagagctgtatCTGGAGGAGAGTGatgcaacagactcaggagtgaagcatctttcttcttttctggaggatcccaactgtaaactggagaaactacg CCTGAAGAACTGCaacattggagaggaaggattcacagctcttgcatcagcactgagatcaaacccctcacacatgagagagctggggctggaggggagtaaagcaacagactcaggagtgaagcatctttcttctcttctggaggatcccaactgtaaactggaggaactaaa CCTTGATAACTGCAGCATTGGTGAGGAaggattcacagctcttgcatcagcactgagatcaaacccctcacacatgagagagctgtggctgaccgagagtaaagcaacagactcaggagtgaagcatctttcttctcttctggaggatcccaactgtaaactggaggtactaaa cctgaataactgcagcattggagaggaaggtttcacagctcttgcatcagcactgaaatcaaacccctcacacatgagagtgcTGGGGCTGACCGGGagtgaagcaggagactcagga cctggataa
- the LOC134076463 gene encoding ribonuclease inhibitor-like, translated as MRVLGLTGSEAGDSGVKHLSSFLEDPNCTLENLNLDNCSIGEEGFTALASALRSNPSHMRELYLEESDATDSGVKHLSSFLEDPNCKLEKLRLKNCNIGEEGFTALASALRSNPSHMRELGLEGSKATDSGVKHLSSLLEDPNCKLEELNLDNCSIGEEGFTALASALRSNPSHMRELWLTESKATDSGVKHLSSLLEDPNCKLEVLNLNNCSIGEEGFTALASALKSNPSHMRVLGLTGSEAGDSGVKHLSSFLEDPNCTLENLNLDNCSIGEEGFTALASALRSNPSHMRELYLEESDATDSGVKHLSSFLEDPNCKLEKLRLKNCNIGEEGFTALASALRSNPSHMRVLGLTGSEAGDSGVKHLSSFLEDPNCTLENLNLDNCSIGEEGFTALASALRSNPSHMRELYLEESDATDSGFVPNH; from the exons atgagagtgcTGGGGCTGACCGGGagtgaagcaggagactcaggagtgaagcatctttcttcttttctggaggatcccaactgtacaCTGGAGAATctaaa cctggataactgcagcattggtgaggaaggattcacagctcttgcttcagcactgagatcaaacccctcacacatgagagagctgtatCTGGAGGAGAGTGatgcaacagactcaggagtgaagcatctttcttcttttctggaggatcccaactgtaaactggagaaactacg CCTGAAGAACTGCaacattggagaggaaggattcacagctcttgcatcagcactgagatcaaacccctcacacatgagagagctggggctggaggggagtaaagcaacagactcaggagtgaagcatctttcttctcttctggaggatcccaactgtaaactggaggaactaaa CCTTGATAACTGCAGCATTGGTGAGGAaggattcacagctcttgcatcagcactgagatcaaacccctcacacatgagagagctgtggctgaccgagagtaaagcaacagactcaggagtgaagcatctttcttctcttctggaggatcccaactgtaaactggaggtactaaa cctgaataactgcagcattggagaggaaggtttcacagctcttgcatcagcactgaaatcaaacccctcacacatgagagtgcTGGGGCTGACCGGGagtgaagcaggagactcaggagtgaagcatctttcttcttttctggaggatcccaactgtacaCTGGAGAATctaaa cctggataactgcagcattggtgaggaaggattcacagctcttgcttcagcactgagatcaaacccctcacacatgagagagctgtatCTGGAGGAGAGTGatgcaacagactcaggagtgaagcatctttcttcttttctggaggatcccaactgtaaactggagaaactacg CCTGAAGAACTGCaacattggagaggaaggattcacagctcttgcatcagcactgagatcaaacccctcacacatgagagtgcTGGGGCTGACCGGGagtgaagcaggagactcaggagtgaagcatctttcttcttttctggaggatcccaactgtacaCTGGAGAATctaaa cctggataactgcagcattggtgaggaaggattcacagctcttgcttcagcactgagatcaaacccctcacacatgagagagctgtatCTGGAGGAGAGTGatgcaacagactcagga ttcGTACCCAATCACTAA